ctgtggagatgctggagagtgtccagagcagggccaggaggatgctgagaggctgcagcagctctgctgtgagcacagcctggaagagttggggctgtgcaggctggagcagaggaggctcccaggggaccttcttgtggcctgccaggacctgaagggggctacaagaaagctggggagggactttggaggctgtgagggagtggcaggagtgggggggatggagcagagctggaggtgaggaggaagttgttgagcaggagagtggtgagagcctggcaggggctgcccagggaggtggttgaggctccatggctggaggtgtttaatgccaggctgggtgaggctgtgggcagcctgctctagggtaggatgccCCTGCCCTTGTCAGGGGAGGTTGGCactgactgctccttgtgctcccttccaaccttgactgattctatgactctaagttcTCCCCAAACCATCCAGGCCATGCCTGGGGGGAGGCAAATTCCACTCGGTGGGCAAAGAAAACCTCTCTCAaagctcctccctggaggtgttcagggtcaGGTCTGGGTGGGCACTTGAGCACCTTGGGCTGCTTGGAGGTGTGCCAGGGTCAGGGgttggatctttaaggtcccttccaacccattctagaggggggaggggaaccaAATCCCAACGTGGAGGACACAATTCCTTGGGAGGCAGCAAGTGGCACAGGGATGCTCCTGGTCTGGGTGGGCActtgagcagcttgggctgGTTGGAGGTGTGCCAGGCTCAGGGgttggatctttaaggtcccttccaacccaacccactctagGGGGTGGAAGAGGAACCAAATCCCAACGTGGAGGACACAATTCCTTGGGAGGCAGCAAGTGGCACAGGGATGCTCCAGGTCTGGGTGGGCActtgagcagcttgggctgGTTGGAGGTGTGCCAGGCTCAGGGgttggatctttaaggtcccttccaacccattctagaggggggaggggaaccaAATCCCAACGTGGAGGACACAATTCTTTGGGAGGCAGCAAGTGGGACAGGGATGcacatcccccacctggctgagGATGCCTCAGGGGTGGCTCAGGTCTCTCTTCCCCCTGTGCCAAACGCGGCTGGGGTGGGTTGGGTGGCTCAGGCTGCCTTTAGCTGCTGGCAAGGGTaggggggagggggtttgggggggggtgggggttgggctgttGGAAGTTGGTTGGAGTTAGTCTGGGAATTTCCAGCGCTGTctgagagctgctcagagagatttGGGCCACtgggacctgctgctgctgctggagctgctctcattACCCGGGGTGGGGGGtaggggtgtgggggggtttatttctctctgggcttttaAGCACAGGATCCTCCATCTGTCCATCTCGGCAAAGCTGCCTTGGCTGTCTGCAGGCCTGCCAGGAgatcctcccctcccttcctccctcctcctcctcctccccctgcttCTCACACCACGACTGCACCATGCGTCCTTTTGTCCGTTCCTGGAtcctcccttccccaccccccccctagCCCTGCTCTCGCCATGCTCTCTGCTTGCCCAGCTCCCTTTTGCCATgttgggaggtgggggggggcgTGAGGGGCGGGGGAGGTCTTTCCGTCTCCTCCACACCCCTGATCCCCTCACCCTCAtcgtgtgtcccccccccgccctcctCCGTCGGAGGGATCCCAGcaatcccctcccttttccccccccctcctcaccccctttccccctctccccatccccttttcccccctccccatcccctttccctcctccccactccctttccccccctccccaccccctttcctctctccccatcccttttcccccctccccatcccctttccccccctccccatcccatttcccccctccccaccccctttcccccctcccagcCGGCAGCTGCTGTAACTGGCTCAGCTTTGCCCTGCTTCCTGTGGCTTCCTTGCCCACCGTTGCCTTCCATCTGGCCCCAGCGTGGTGCCCTCGGCTCCTTTGTCACCATTCTGCTCTCCTGacccttctcagtctcctccttgaTTGTCTCCCGGGCTCAgatccctctccccccccccccccccccccagtcatTGTCCCAGGGCTTAGCAAAGCCTCGCCCTGACTAATGCCTACCTGAGGTCCTTTTGAAGTCCTTTTTGGGGTCCATTTGAGGTCTTTTTAAGGTCCTCTCGAGGTCGTTTAGCAAATGAGAGCAAAGATGGGAGGCAGGACCCAGGTCACTGAAGCTcctccaggctgggaggaggcagtggagtccttCCCAGGGTAGCTGCTTGCTGCTAACAGCCCCTGGGGGGGGTGATGGCAGCTTGGGTCCTCTTCCCACGatggaatctccatctctgggaTGAGTGGAGCTGGGAAATGTCTTGCCAGGGAtagggcagggagagcagatcctgccctggagcagggttGGGGGGAGCAGAGGTGATCATCCCAAGGTGTTCttagcagcagagcactgcaggtggggtcctGGCAGGACATGGAAGGGCTGAAGCAGggctagagaagggcaaggaaggtggaggagagggctggggaggagcagcagtgttCCAAGatggaatctccatctctgggaTGAGTGGAGCTGGGCAATGTCTTGCCAGGGatagagcagggagagcagatcCTGCCCTGGAGCAAGGCTGGGGGGAGGCAGAGTTGATTCCTTCTTGGGCTGAGCCTTCACTTGGTGCAGTTCTGCTCCACAGCTGCACTGTGCCTTGGGCCACAAAGTCTCCTCCATGGAGATTCCAAAGGAATTCCTGATTATCCCAAAGTGCTCttagcagcagagcactgcaggtggggtcctGAGTCCTGGCAGGACatggaagggctggagcagggtcagagaagggcaaggaaggtggaggagagggctggggaggagcagcagtgttCCAAGATGGAATCTCCACCTCTGGGATGAGTGGAGCAGGGAAATATCTTGCCAGGGAtagggcagggagagcagatcctgccctggagcagggttGGAGGAGCAGAGGTGATCACCCCAAGGTGTTCttagcagcagagcactgcaggtggggtcctGGCAGGACATGGAAGGGCTGAAGCAGggctagagaagggcaaggaaggtggaggagagggctggggaggagcagcagtgttCCAAGatggaatctccatctctgggaTGAGTGGAGCTGGGAAATGTCTTGCCAGGGAtagggcagggagagcagatcCTGCCCTGGAGCAAGGCTGGGGGGAGGCAGAGTTGATTCCTCCTTGGGCTGAGCCTTCACTTGGTGCAGTTCTGCTCCACAGCTGCACTGTGCCTGGGGCCACAAAGTCTCCTCCACGGAGATTCCAAAGGAATTCCTGATCATCCCAAGGTGTTCttagcagcagagcactgcaggtggggtcctGAGTCCTGGCAGGACATGGAAGGGCTGAAGCAgggtcagagaagggcaaggaaggtggaggagagggctggggaggagcagcagtgttCCAAGatggaatctccatctctgggaTGAGTGGAGCAGGGAAATGTCTTGCCAGGGAtagggcagggagagcagatcctgccctggagcagggttGGGGGGAGCAGAGGTGATCACCCCAAGGTGTTCttagcagcagagcactgcaggtggggtcctggcaggacatggaagggctggagcagggtcagagaagggcaaggaaggtagggaagggtttggaagagagctggggaggagcagctgagggagctgggggtggtgaggctgaagaagaggaggctgaggagaggcccTCTgggtctctacagctccctgagaggaggctgcagccaggtgggggttgggctcttctccctggcctcaggtgataggaggagtggaaatggcctcaggttgccccaggggaggttcaagttggccacgaggaacaatttctggcTTGCAAGAGTGGGTAGGGATTGgccccaagctgcccagggaggtggtggagtgcccagccctggaggggtctctcagagctgtggtgctgagggccatgggttggtggtgctgggttaaggTTTGGACTTCAGGCTCCTGaagttctcttccagcttgaTCTGGTTGATGAGTCCATGGCTGCAGGAGACCTCTGTGAGTCTGTCCTTGGTGAGGTTGGGGAGTCCTTGGTGAGGTGAAGGAGTCCTTGGTGAGGTTGGGGAGTCCTTGGTGAGGTGAGGGAGTCCTTGGTGAGGTTGGGGAGTCCTTGATGGGGTTGGGGAGTCCTTGGTGAGGTTGGGGAGTCCTTGATGGGGTTGGGGAGTCCTTGGTGAGGTTGGGGAGTCCTTGATGGGGTTGGGGAGTCCTTGGTGAGGTGAGGGAGTCCTTGATGGGGTTGGGGAGTCCTTGGTGAGGTTGGGGAGTCCTTGGTGAGGTGAGGGAGTCCTTGATGGGGTTGGGGAGTCCAGGGTGAGGTTGGGGAGTCCTTGGTGAGGTGAAGGAGTCCTTGATGGGGTTGGGGAGTCCTTGGTGAGGTTGGAAAGTCCTTGACAAGGTGAGAGAGTCCTTGGAAAGGTTGGGGAGTCCTTGGTGAGGTTGGGGAGTCCAGGATGAGGTTGGGGAGTCCTTGGTGAGGTCAGGGAATCCTTGGTGGGGTGAGAGAGTCCAGGGTGAGGTCAGGGAGTCCTTGGTGAGGTTGGAAAGTCCTTGGCAAGGTGAAGGAGTCCTTGGTGAAGTTGGGGAGTCCTTGGAAAGGTTGGAAAGTCCTTGGTGAGGTGAAGGATGAGGTTGGGGAGTCCTTGGTGAGGTCAGGGAGTCCTTGGTGGGGTTGGGGAGTCCTTGGTGAGGTGAAGGAGTCCTTGGTGAGGTTGGGGAGTCCTTGGTGAGCTGAGGGAGTCCTGATGAGCTGAGGGAGTCCATGGTGAGGTTGGGGAGTCCTTGGTGAGGTTGGAAAGTCCTTGGTGAGGTGAAGGAGTCCTTGGTGAGGTCGTAGAGAACTTGTTGAGGTTGGGGACTCGTTGGTGAGATGAGGGAGTCCATGGGGAGCTCAGAGGCTCCGCAGTGGCCTCCACCTGAGCGGACCAGCTGAGGGGAGGACCTCTCTGGGCATAGCAAGGAGGGGGCACTCCTCCCCCTGGCATccctcctgccaggctctgcagggaagggaacctccccctggcatccctcctgccaggctctgcagggaagggaaCCTCACCCTGGCATtcctcctgccaggctctgcagggaagggaaCCTCCTCCTCATTTTGAGTTCCAGCCTCTGTAAGGAAGGGAACCTCACCCTGGCATccctcctgccaggctctgtAAGGAAGGGAACCTCACCCTGGCATccctcctgccaggctctgtAAGGAAGGGAACCTCACCCTGGCATccctcctgccaggctctgtAAGGAAGGGAACCTTCCCCTGGCATccctcctgccaggctctgtAAGGAAGggaacctccccctggcacgcAGGGGAGGGAACCTTCTCTAACCTCTCTGCCCTCcgtttctcctctctccctccctccctccttcttccctctccccccttcccctccaagGCTGCAAGATCCAAGCCCTGCATGCCAAGACCAACACCTACACGAGGGGAGGACCTCTCTGGGCATAGCAAGGAGGGGGCACCCCTCCCCCTTGGCATTCCTCCTGCCGGGCAGTGCCCTCGGCAGGCGTTGTGTGTGCGCCCACGTTGCAGGGACCctctctaacctctctgccctccttttctcctctccctctccctctccctctccctctccaagGCTGCAAGATCCAAGCCCTGCGTGCCAAGACCAACACCTACACGAGGGGAGGACCTCTCTGGGCATAGCAAGGAGGGGGCACACCTCCCCCTGGCATtcctcctgccaggctctgcagggaagggaacctccccctggcattcctcctgccaggctctgtAAGGAAGGGAACCTCACCCTGGCATTCcttctgccaggctctgcagggaagggaaCCTCACCCTGGCATTCcttctgccaggctctgcagggaagggaaCCTCACCCTGGCATtcctcctgccaggctctgtAAGGAAGGGAACCTCACCCTGGCATtcctcctgccaggctctgtAAGGAAGGGAACCTCACCCTGGCATTCcttctgccaggctctgcagggaagggaaCCTCACCCTGGCATtcctcctgccaggctctgcagggaagggaaCCTCACCCTGGCATtcctcctgccaggctctgcagggaagggaaCCTCACCCTGGCATTCCTCctgccaggcagtgccctcGGCAGGCGTTGTGTGTGCGCCCACCTTGCGGGGACCctctctaacctctctgccctccttttctcctctctccctctccaagGCTGCAAGATCAAAGCCCTGCGTGCCAAGACCAACACCTACATCAAGACGCCGGTGCGGGGCGAGGAGCCTGTGTTCATGGTGACAGGCAGGAGGGAGGACGTGGCCATGGCTCGCCGGGAGATCATCTCTGCCGCCGAACACTTCTCCATGATCAGAGCCTCCCGCAACAAAGCTGGCACCACCTTTGGCAGCGCCCCTGCTTTGCCAGGCCAAGTCACCATCCGGGTGCGGGTCCCTTACCGTGTGGTCGGCTTAGTGGTGGGACCCAAAGGTGCTACCATCAAAAGGATCCAGCAGCAAACCAACACCTACATCATCACCCCCAGCCGCGATCGGGATCCCGTCTTTGAGATCACCGGAGCCCCTGGCAACGTGGAGAGGGCTCGGGAGGAGATCGAGACTCACATCGCCGTGAGGACGGGCAAGATCCTGGAGTACAACAACGAGAACgatttcctctcctccagcagccccgATTCTGCCCTGGAGAATCGTTACTCGGAGGCTTGGAGGGTTCATCCCCCGGCGCCGGGATGCAAACCTCTCTCCACCTTCCGTCagaacagcctgggctgcatcggcGACTGCTCCGTCGAGCCTGTCTACGAGACCCCCAGGCTCAACGACCAAAACGACTTCAACTACGGTTACCTCTTCCCTAACTACGGCGTCAATAAGCAAGATCTTTACTACGGCGTGCCGGAATCCGGGGCGCCTatgtgggcagggcaggagaacaCCAATCCGGTCTCggtgctcttctccaagcagcaaagATCCGGCAGCGCCGGAGCCGTTCACCCCAACTCGCATCGGTCGCCGTCTTCATCCATCCaagacccttccaacctttcCGGGCTTCCCAGGAGGTGTCAGGGGGAAGCTCTCCAAGGGTTTTCCAAGCTGGGAAGCGGcggtggaggaggaggtggaggtggaggaggaggtggaggtggaggtggaggaggtggaggaggaggaggaggcggcggcggcgccgtcGTGCGGACGTCGGTGTCCGGTAGCCGTGAGTGTATGGTGTGCTTCGAGAGCGAGGTGACGGCGGCGCTGGTGCCCTGTGGGCACAACCTCTTCTGCATGGAGTGCGCCGTGAGGATCTGTGAGAGGACTGACCCCGAGTGCCCTGTGTGCCACGCTGCAGCCACTCAGGCCATTAGGATATTTTCCTGAAGAGTAGGGAATTttggaagggggggagggggagagggaggagggaggaggatggaaggtgggagaggggggagggggaagggtggGGGAGTGAAAGAAGGGAGGTTGAGGGCTGGAtttttggggtgggggaggagggagggaggaaagggagaggtgtGGGGCGAGTGCGTGCGTGGAGGCGGTGGtgaagggggtggggaggggatggtGAAGAGTAATGGTGCTGAGAGTAATTAATAATGATAATAGTTAATGATAATGAGGAGGAgaggtgaagaagaaaggaaggaatggGCGaaaaggagaaattaatttaaaggagaaattaaaagaggaaaaaaaaaaggggggggggggaaagaggaaaaaaaagaggagaaaaaagaggggggaaaagaggggaaaaaagtggaaaggaaaagagggaaaaaaaggaaaggaaaagaggggaaaaaaagaggaaaggaaaagaggaaaaaaaaaggaaaggaaaagagggaaaaaaagaggaaaggaaaagagggaaaaaaagaggaaataaaaagagggaaaaaaaagagaaaaaaaacaaaggaaaaataagagaaaattaTTTTAGGAGCCATTGATGTTATTTTTTACacgaggcaaaaaaaaaagtaacctaCAGACCCCCACTAAGCAggacaaaaaaaacaccaaaaagaagaaggaaaaaaaacccacacaaaaaaaaagaaagaaaaagaaggaaagaaaaagataaacataagaaaggaaaaggaaaagagaagaaaggaaaaggaaaaagaaggaaagaaaaaggtaaaaataagaaaggaaaaggaaaagataagaaaggaaaaggaaaaagaaggaaagaaaaaggaaaaggaaaaagaaggaaaaggaaaaaagaaaggaaaaggaaaaaaggaaagaatcaggaaaaaaaggaaagaaaaaggaaaaagaaggaaagaaaaatgaaaaaaggaaagaatcaggaaaaaaaaggaaagaaaaaggaaaaagaaggaaagaaaaaggaaaaaaggacagaatcagaaaaaaagaaagaaaagggaaaaaataagaaaggaaaaggaaaaaaaaaggaaagaaaaaggaaaaagaaggaaagaaaaaggaaaaaggaaagcaaaaggaaaaataagaaaggaaaaggaaagaaaaaggaaaaagaaggaaagaaaaaaaaataatcaggaaaaaaagaaagaaaaagtaaaaagaaagaaagaaaaaggaaaaagaaggaaaggaaaaaaggaaagaaaaaggaataagaagaaaagaaaaaggaaaaaaataatcgggggaaaaaaaggaaggaaaaggaaaaagaaagaaagaaaaaggggaaaaaatgaaagaatcaggaaaaaaggaaagaaaaaggaaaaaggaaaaaaggaaaggaaaaggaaaaaggaagaaagaatcaggaaaaagggaaacaggaaaaagaaagaaaaaggggggaaaaggaaagaatcaggaaaaaattaaagaatcaggaaaaaaaggaaagaaaaaggaagaaagaatcaggaaaaatggaaacaggaaaaagaaagaaagaaaaaggaaaagaaagaaagaaaaaggaaaagaaagaaagaaaaaggaagaaaaagaatgaaaaaggagaaaaaaaaaagaaagaaaaagggaacaaAAGTGGAAAGAAtcaaaggaaaagacaaagggagggggggaaaagataATCATTAATAATAGCAATTAATAATCATCATAATAATCACCAAGAACAGAGCCAAGGCAGCAGTGggggagagcagctcctgctccagcctgcagatgTTCCTCTGTCGTCGTCAGTTTGGATCCAAACCTCCCCCAAGGACTTTGCtttgctcctgctttgctctggtttCGTTTTCTCCCCCTGGGACCTACTTCAGAGTGGTCAAACCCAAGCCTGGTGGTGGCTGttgagggagggggtggaggtgtgggcagcagggggggtGCGTGGGGAGGGTCCTGCTTGGTTTTGGTCTGCTCAGGTTCTTCTTTGGGGCTTTGGCTTGGTTTGAAGGTTTGTGCTCGTCTCCATCTCCCCCCAGTGTAGTTTGTCCTCCCTACACCACCACTGCTaccatcaccaccacccagCGATGGTGACCCAAGAGGGACCAATGTCCCCTGAGGGATGGCAACCCAAGTGGGAGCTCCACCACTACCACCCAGGGTCCTCCACTACCACCCAGGGTCCACCACTGCCACCCAGGGATGTCAACCCAAGTGGGAcctccaccactgccacccAGGGTCCACCACTACCACCCAGGGTTCACCACTACCACCCAGGGATGTCAATCCTAGTGGGAGCTCCACCATCAAGCACCCAAGTGTGTCAGTCCAAGTGGGAGCTCTACCACCCAGGGATGTCAACCCAAGTGGGAACTACACCAGCACAACCCAGGGATGTCAACCCAAGTGGGACTTCCATCACCACCACCCAGGGATGTCAACTCAAGTGggagctccaccagcaccatcCAGGGATGTCAACCCCAAGTGGGAACTACACCAGCACAACCCAGGGATGTCAACCCAAGTGGGACCTCCACCCATGGACATCAACCCAAGTGGGACCTCCACCACCCATGAACATCAACCCAAGTGGGACCTCCACCAACTTCACCCATGGACATCAACCCAAGCAGGACCTCCACCACCCATAGATGTCAACCCAAGTGGGACCTCCACCAACCTCACCTATGGACCTCAACCCAAGCAGGAGCTCCACCACCCATGAACATCAACCCAAGTAGGATCTCCATCAACCTCACCCATGGATCTCAACCCAAGCCAGACCTCCACCACCCATAGATGTCAACCCAAGTGGGACCTCCACTAACACCCCCACATGGATGCCAACCCAAGTGGGTgctccaccaccacccaccCACCCTGGGATGCCAACCCAAGTGGGAGCTGAGAAAgtgaaggagcaggaggaaaggcaaaAAGAGGCTGATGGGGATTGAGGGGGGAAATAACCCAACAAGAAGTAGAAACCATCAACCTCTGGGACCTGTTGGAACGAGGACACAACTCGATTACCTCAAAGACTTAAAGAGAATTAAACAGCAGCTAAAAGAacttttcttgttttccttttttttctaataaaaagcaagcaaaaaatgaacaaaaaaaaaaagcagaagaaaaaaaaacacaaaagaaaaggggaaaaaaacataaatAAGTGAGGAAAGGAAATGGAGCAAGAGAGGGACAAGGGAGAAAGAGCcaagcaaaaataaaagcaggtAGAATGAAGGAAAAGGAGCCTaaaggagcaaaaaaaaagggataaaaggaggtgaggagagagaaaggtgcaaaaaaaagagatgaaatgaagaaaatccagacaaaaagagggaaaaaagggataaaaggaggaggaaagagagaaaggtgcaaagaaaaagagacaaaggtgcataaaaagagagaaaggtggaaaaaaagagacaaaggtgcataaaaagagagaaaggtggAAAAAAGGAGAGACAAAGGTgcataaaaagagagaaaggtggAAAAAAGGAGAGACAAAGGTGcatgaaaagagagaaaggtgcaaaaaaaagagacaaaggtgcata
The genomic region above belongs to Pogoniulus pusillus isolate bPogPus1 unplaced genomic scaffold, bPogPus1.pri scaffold_230_arrow_ctg1, whole genome shotgun sequence and contains:
- the MEX3A gene encoding RNA-binding protein MEX3A yields the protein MPSLVVPGIMERNGGFGDLGCFGGSGKDRALLEDDRALQLALDQLCLLGLGEPSSSSSSSAVVLVEDSNNNNNNPPPPPPPPPPPPPQQQQQQQQQQQPPPPPPPPPPPPQQQQQQQQQQQQQQQQQQQQQQPQPPPPPPAPKGSSVASAGAAEPKLCALYKEAELRLKSSSNTTECVPVPSSEHVAEIVGRQGCKIKALRAKTNTYIKTPVRGEEPVFMVTGRREDVAMARREIISAAEHFSMIRASRNKAGTTFGSAPALPGQVTIRVRVPYRVVGLVVGPKGATIKRIQQQTNTYIITPSRDRDPVFEITGAPGNVERAREEIETHIAVRTGKILEYNNENDFLSSSSPDSALENRYSEAWRVHPPAPGCKPLSTFRQNSLGCIGDCSVEPVYETPRLNDQNDFNYGYLFPNYGVNKQDLYYGVPESGAPMWAGQENTNPVSVLFSKQQRSGSAGAVHPNSHRSPSSSIQDPSNLSGLPRRCQGEALQGFSKLGSGGGGGGGGGGGGGGGGGGGGGGGGGGGGAVVRTSVSGSRECMVCFESEVTAALVPCGHNLFCMECAVRICERTDPECPVCHAAATQAIRIFS